One window from the genome of Nicotiana tomentosiformis chromosome 5, ASM39032v3, whole genome shotgun sequence encodes:
- the LOC104091219 gene encoding eukaryotic translation initiation factor 2 subunit gamma-like — MSRKGLMEQDLSKLDVTKLHPLSPEVISRQATINIGTIGHVAHGKSTVVKAISGVQTVRFKNELERNITIKLGYANAKIYKCEEERCPRPMCYKAYGSGKEDSPMCDVPGFENCRMKLLRHVSFVDCPGHDILMATMLNGAAIMDGALLLIAANESCPQPQTSEHLAAVEIMRLQHIIILQNKVDLVQENVAINQHEAIQKFIQGTVADGAPVVPISAQLKYNIDVVAEYIVKKIPIPERNFISPPNMIVIRSFDVNKPGFEVDDIRGGVAGGSILKGVLKVNQLIEVRPGIVVKDESGNIKCTPIYSRIVSLFAEQNELQFAVPGGLIGVGTTMDPTLTRADRLVGQVLGEVGSLPEVFVELEVNFFLLRRLLGVRTKDSERQGKVSKLAKGEILMLNIGSMSTGARVVAVKNVFAKLQLTSPVCTSKGEKIALSRRIEKHWRLIGWGQIQAGITIDIPPCPI, encoded by the exons ATGTCTCGGAAAGGATTGATGGAGCAGGACCTAAGCAAATTGGATGTGACAAAGCTACATCCGCTTTCGCCTGAAGTTATTTCTCGTCAGGCTACAATAAATATTG GTACTATTGGCCATGTGGCTCATGGAAAGTCAACAGTCGTAAAAGCTATATCTGGTGTGCAG ACCGTTCGTTTTAAAAATGAGCTAGAACGTAATATTACAATTAAGCTTGGATATGCAAATGCTAAGATATACAAATGTGAAGAAGAGCGCTGTCCTAGACCCATGTGCTACAA GGCATATGGTAGTGGAAAAGAAGACAGTCCCATGTGTGATGTCCCTGGTTTTGAGAACTGCAGGATGAAATTACTGAGGCATGTATCCTTTGTTGATTGCCCC GGTCATGATATTCTCATGGCTACGATGCTTAATGGAGCTGCAATTATGGATGGAGCCTTACTTCTGATTGCTGCCAATGAGAGCTGTCCCCAACCTCAAACTTCTGAACATTTAGCAGCTGTTGAAATTATGCGCCTCCAACATATCATAATTCTTCAAAATAAGGTTGATCTAGTCCAGGAAAATGTTGCCATCAACCAGCACGAGGCAATTCAGAAATTTATTCAG GGAACTGTTGCAGATGGTGCCCCAGTTGTACCAATATCTGCACAATTGAAGTACAATATTGATGTAGTTGCTGAATATATTGTGAAAAAAATTCCCATTCCTGAGAGGAATTTCATTTCACCACCAAATATGATTGTTATCCGGTCATTTGATGTCAACAAACCTGGTTTTGAAGTTGATGATATCAGAGGTGGTGTTGCTGGTGGCAGTATTTTGAAG GGTGTATTGAAGGTAAATCAACTTATTGAAGTTCGTCCAGGAATTGTTGTCAAAGATGAGAGTGGAAACATCAAATGTACTCCAATATATTCAAGAATAGTATCATTGTTTGCCGAGCAAAATGAACTACAATTTGCTGTGCCCGGAGGCCTCATTGGAGTTGGAACAACTATGGATCCAACATTAACACGTGCTGATCGATTGGTGGGACAGGTTCTTGGGGAGGTTGGGTCACTCCCTGAAGTTTTCGTCGAACTAGAG GTGAATTTCTTTTTGCTCCGACGTCTTTTGGGTGTGAGGACAAAGGACTCGGAGAGGCAGGGTAAAGTCTCAAAGTTGGCAAAGGGAGAAATCCTCATGTTAAATATAGGGTCTATGTCAACAGGGGCTCGTGTTGTTGCTGTCAAGAATGTTTTCGCGAAACTGCAATTAACGTCCCCTGTGTGTACCAGCAAAGGTGAGAAAATTGCTCTTAGCCGGAGAATTGAGAAGCACTGGCGGCTTATTGGTTGGGGCCAAATCCAAGCTGGTATTACTATTGATATTCCACCCTGCCCCATCTGA
- the LOC104091220 gene encoding uncharacterized protein: MVMEGIQEDIGEGIFQCTNHPYKNNTPGGICPFCLQEKLGNLVSSSAVFPSNSSSSTSSFKSDFGFTSTTSSTLSLQTNIKNTSNFTKSRKSEGEDYVHQRKGLWSFLYNSSSKHFSTAKKSEKPTKDINFPSSSALSGSIEVEENEVCPIQVYSRSRSIGCGSRNVSGDCILRRVESQREGKHRVSSRKECIKERVRCRGIFSGFMITSSSSSYWGWVLASPMRAFTKPLSSKKGEASNKNATPNLAAIPSLLTN; this comes from the coding sequence ATGGTAATGGAAGGGATTCAAGAAGACATAGGTGAAGGTATTTTCCAATGTACAAATCATCCTTACAAGAATAATACCCCAGGTGGGATTTGTCCTTTTTGCCTTCAAGAAAAACTTGGAAACCTTGTTTCTTCATCTGCTGTTTTTCCTTCTAATTCTTCCTCTTCAACTTCTTCTTTTAAATCTGATTTTGGATTCACTTCCACTACTTCTTCAACTCTTTCACTCCAAACCAACATCAAGAATACCTCTAACTTTACAAAATCAAGAAAATCTGAAGGTGAAGATTATGTCCATCAGAGAAAAGGGTTATGGTCATTTCTTTACAACTCATCTTCTAAACATTTTTCCACTGCTAAGAAATCTGAAAAACCTACAAAAGACATTAACTTTCCTTCATCTTCAGCTTTGAGTGGTTCTATAGAGGTAGAGGAGAATGAGGTCTGTCCTATTCAGGTTTATTCAAGATCCAGATCTATTGGCTGTGGAAGCAGAAACGTTTCAGGTGATTGTATTTTGCGAAGAGTCGAGTCTCAAAGAGAAGGTAAACATAGAGTTTCCTCAAGAAAAGAATGCATTAAAGAAAGAGTAAGATGTAGAGGGATTTTTAGTGGTTTTATGATTACTAGTTCCTCTTCATCTTATTGGGGATGGGTATTAGCAAGTCCAATGCGAGCTTTTACTAAACCATTATCAAGTAAGAAAGGAGAAGCCTCAAACAAGAATGCTACTCCAAATTTGGCTGCCATTCCTTCTTTATTGACAAATTAA